The sequence below is a genomic window from Cicer arietinum cultivar CDC Frontier isolate Library 1 chromosome 6, Cicar.CDCFrontier_v2.0, whole genome shotgun sequence.
ACTCTTCACAGATCATTTTTTGTTCTGGTCGTGTTGCTTGTTAATCAGTGTTTTCTTTGGAATGATGCTTGTGGGGTTCTATGAAATGTGTAAATCTTATATGTTACATATTCAATATTGGAAATACTAGGCTctgaacaaaattaataatggCAGTATTGGGTGGTGCTGTCAAAGGTtacatatttgaaaaaatagtaTTGGGTGGTACTTGAATTGCATTTGTAATGCTTTCTTGCTTTGAAATTTTTGGATGATTAGAGACCATTTATTTGCTTTATTTGGTACCTGTGTTGGTAATGTTTAGAAGACTTTTATTTGATGCATCTTCCCTTTTTCACTCCAACATTTTTTGTTCAACTTTGATCATATTTCACATTCTCCAATTTGTCTTGGTTTTTTAATTAGGTGTGTGAATTATATTTGTGTGATTTTAGCATATTGATAGCTTGGAAGTGTCATTAGGTGTCACTCAAGTGTTTGTTTGTAATTTGAAGAACTCGGATAAAAAATCTACCTTTAAATATTTCTGTTGAAAGTGATGAGACTGTCAATTTGGATCATGGACATTCATTATGAGGTTAGTGGTATGTTTTATAGTAAGAACCTAGGGTTTCCTTTTGTTGTCTCCCTGTTTTTTTCTTCCAGAAAAGTGTTTGCAGAAATGAATGTATATTCATCAAAGTTGCGGTCgtaactaaaatatttaatcatttgAGTTGAGATTGTGTTATGCAAAACTTGATTGTTGTAAATTGTTTGTGCTCAAAGTTATGGAAGGACAAACTTATACTGCATGGTCTGTTTCCTATAATTACTATGCTTAAACCTAAAAACCCTGTATATGACCCACCATGATGCTGTATTCCTGTAACTATAGATTAAGAGCGTTATAAACCTAAGGatcaatttgatctttttatCCCTTGCTTAATTAAACGTTCAGGAAATTGAAAGTCCTAGCTGATCATTGTACTGATTCTTGGTTTGAGTTGCTAGCTGTATTGAATGTCAGTGTGTCTTATACTTTTTATAATTGGATGgccttttaatttttgtgagTTTGTTTCTTTGCAGCCACACCAGTTACTAAAGACCTGTGGGAAAATTCAATTCTGAAAAGTGAAACTCCAGTCCTTGTTGAATTCTACGCGAATTGGTGTGGCCCATGCAGGATGGTACACCGAGTTATTGATGAGATTGCAACAGAGTATGCTGGAAGACTTAAGTGCTTTGTACTCAACACAGACACCGATATGCAAGTTGCTGAAGATTACGAAATTAAGGCTGTACCCGTggttttgctgtttaaaaatggCCTGAAATGTGATGCTATAGTTGGTACAATGCCAAAGGAATTTTATGTTGCTGCAATTGAGAGGATGTTCAAGTCTTGAACATGGATATGTCTtacttaaacttttgcacttaCAGGTCATGTTGAATTTTGGTTAATTTTTTCGGTTATTTTGTTAGGCTGCTCTACATTACTGAGTTCTTCCTGTACATACTTGATGTGCTTTTTCTCGCAATAGGTTCAACCTGGAGATTATGTTTTAGTAATGAATGTTCTGCTTTCTATCACTcttcttttttaaaaagtattgtTCAGATAcatgttgaatttttgtttctttggtACCTGATTTGAACAGCATCTGTTATTCTGAAAGTACAATTTGATTACCATATTCTTATTTGCCTTTATTGGAACATTTTTCCCTTGTTTTGTGACTCTTGTCAATTGATCAAGCATGTGTGTTTGACTAATGTAATAAcgctaaaattcaaattaacatGTTCTAATGAGCAACTATTATGAATTAAGgatttaaataaacataacaaaacaGCTGAGCtactgataataataatatgtactTTCTAACACCtggtttataatattattaatagagattaatttttcatttatgtttTGAATAAACCCTCAATTTAGTTCCTAAAATATCACTATCTCCAATTTagtctccaaaatatataaaaacaataagtaatttcgaaagtttgggcTCAAGTTACGGGTTTTATCTACATAAACTTTATGTAGTAAACATTTTTctattactattttattattttagaggATTTATTCTTTATGTTTTAGCAGAATCCCAGCTGTGTCCTCTTTCCTCTTTGGCTAGGGGCTGTGGTGGTGTGCCATTTTAAATGAGCTTACATAGTCAAGCTCTCCAGTGCAGACATTAATTGAATTCTATCGGTATCACAGCCTAATAATTTGAGAATCCAAAACCAAAACAGATATGAAAATCATAATTTCCTACTATAATGGTGATTAgctaataagttaattttttgttttggtcttaagctaataagttaattttattattcacCGTTATGACCAAGGATAGAATACATTATACATACATTT
It includes:
- the LOC101505247 gene encoding thioredoxin M3, chloroplastic — translated: MASSTSLSSHLHTPIFSSSPSPSPSPSPSRLNPLPSFPFHSRITHKPLHLQTPLLSSKIRSLRQETTATPVTKDLWENSILKSETPVLVEFYANWCGPCRMVHRVIDEIATEYAGRLKCFVLNTDTDMQVAEDYEIKAVPVVLLFKNGLKCDAIVGTMPKEFYVAAIERMFKS